The Streptomyces sp. NBC_00459 DNA segment TGTCCAGGTCGGGGCCCTTGCGGCGCGGGACGGTACGCGGGTCGGACTGGCCCGTCGCCCAGACCCGCACGCCGGTGCCGAGCGGTGGTGCGTGACGCAGGAGAAGCCTCAACTCCCTTGATTCCGCGCCCAGTTCGACCCGGGGGAACCACTCTCCGGTGCGCGGCAGTGCGGTGGTCATGTCCCGCCAGAAGTCCACCAGTTGGCGCAGTGAGGGGCCGCCGGAGTCGCCGCAGGCCCGCAGGAAACGCTCCCGGTGCCGGCCGAGTCCGCGTACCCGGCCGTCGCGCAGCAGCCAGGAGTCGGCGACCGCCAGTCGCTCACCGACCGTCGGCACATAGCCCTGTGCGTCCGGTGCGGTCAGTCCCCGGCGCGGCGACCACGCCAACAGCCCTTCCGTGACCGCTGGTTGTGTTGCTGTTCGCGTCATCAAGTGTGCTCTTTCTTGAAACTCGGTCAGTACTTGCGGCCCGCCACCGCCGGCGCCCCGTTCCGGGGCCCGTACGGTGCGTGCTCCAGCCACGATCCGCACCACGGCAGCAGTGGTGCGAGGGCCGCCGCCGCGCGCTGCTTGGCCCGGACGATCCGGCGCCGGGGCCGCAGATGGTCCAGCGCGTTGCCGGCGGCCGCGCTGTTGTACACGGCCGCCGCGTGCCGAATCTCGGCGAACTCGGCGACCGCTCCCACCAGCCCCGTCCTGGTCACCGCCGCGATCGCCTCCGCCGCAGCCGCCGCGTCCGCGATCCCGCTGTTCATCCCGCGCGCCCCGAACGGCGGGAACAGATGAGCCGCCTCCCCGACGAGCAGCACCCGCCGGTGCCGGTCGGTGAACGCGTCCGCGACCTTGCGCAGGAAGCGGTACGTCGACACCCACAGGATCTGCGACCCGTACCCGGGTGCCTCCAGGACCGACGGCAGCCAGGCGCGTACGGCCTCCTCCGTGCCGAACGCCTCCTGCGGGTCGTCGTCGCGGCACTGCAGATCGACCTGGAAGCCGCCGGTGAAGGGCACCCGCATCACGCTTCGGCCACCCACGCCCGGGTGTTCGTAGTGGAA contains these protein-coding regions:
- a CDS encoding aminotransferase class IV; this encodes MTRTATQPAVTEGLLAWSPRRGLTAPDAQGYVPTVGERLAVADSWLLRDGRVRGLGRHRERFLRACGDSGGPSLRQLVDFWRDMTTALPRTGEWFPRVELGAESRELRLLLRHAPPLGTGVRVWATGQSDPRTVPRRKGPDLDILARLRQRAVAEGADEAVLIAPSGVVLEGIHSSVLWWEDDTLCLPSPQLPVLAGVTVALIQERAQRTGIRVAHRERTLADLDGREVWLVNALHGIRPVTEWTGGKQPSMRAGRAVRAAEWRQWLEGLTEPLQ